One region of Anthonomus grandis grandis chromosome 22, icAntGran1.3, whole genome shotgun sequence genomic DNA includes:
- the LOC126748724 gene encoding cholinesterase isoform X2: MAVSRQQQIELVLLLVIVFVSDIILGQYTQWGYGYPPNQQNPYDVYGAQQGPYNIPNPGDKDYRTFVYKGRSYGLGNSYSQGIPGDPRLGNADPIFPGILGRWREDLQGKRRDQTKELQRDIFVRTTHGEVQGFQVYLFDDPSPESLYRPGAEFIERQMGIASVFLGIPYAQAPTNNDGRFKPPRLHRGWQLIQAVDFGPACPQPEKYTGYTMGVRDMDEDCLYLNVYTPNIQEGIGQKYPVMVYIHGGDFIHGASNLFPGHIMATFYKVVVVTFNYRLGALGFLSTGDVNSPGNYGILDQAMALQWVFENAEKFNGDRYSITLFGPGAGAASAGLLMVAPETRNIVTKVIAQSGSAVADWAMIFDRYRAQNTSRVFGRQIGCSIESSWRLVNCLRTRSAFEIGKAEFPPEVGLFPWAPVIEMNVSMPYYEGWYENDWHFLNESVETLIRKRMFHPDLRYMSSVTLQEAATFITSNQSLAPYFEIDQNFFDQKVWELVMRYNYTLNAIGTFNAIKYMYTYWPDPNNKTMIREKYIQLLTDFLYTAPNDKMVKLLVEQNVPVYMYVLNTTVESFQLSEWRKVPHNIEHYLLCGAPFLDVEMLPPKERFVRNQWTNNDRNMSHFFMKAYTDFARYGNPTHTQILGIHFEEAKNGQLKYLNLNTTYNSSIMWNFRQTESAFWTMYIPQLVGHLVPTYPPTTEFWWEPTTPLQIAFWSMSGFCLFLIVLLVLCCMLWRNAKR, from the exons ATGGCGGTGTCGCGACAACAACAGATCGAACTTGTGCTTTTATTAGTGATAGTTTTTGTTAGTGATATTATTCTTGGACAATATACCCAGTGGGGCTATGGATACCCGCCTAATCAGCAAAATCCTTATGATGTATACGGAGCACAACAAGGACCTTATAATATTCCTAATCCAGGCGATAAGGATTATAGGACCTTTGTTTATAAAGGGCGAAGTTACGGGTTAGGCAATAGTTATTCTCAAGGAATTCCTGGCGATCCTAGG ctgGGTAACGCCGATCCAATTTTCCCAGGTATCCTCGGACGGTGGCGAGAAGACCTTCAGGGTAAACGAAGGGACCAAACAAAAGAGCTACAGCGTGACATATTTGTTAGAACCACACATGGAGAAGTCCAGGGTTTCCAGGTTTATCTTTTCGATGATCCTAGTCCTGAGTCATTATACCGCCCTGGAGCTGAGTTTATTGAGAGACAGATGGGGATAGCCAGCGTGTTTTTAGGAATACCATATGCACAAGCGCCTACGAATAATGATGGAAGATTTAAg CCTCCAAGACTCCACAGAGGCTGGCAACTAATTCAAGCAGTAGATTTCGGACCAGCTTGTCCACAACCCGAAAAATACACAGGTTATACCATGGGTGTACGAGATATGGATGAAGATTGCCTCTACCTAAACGTATATACGCCAAACATT CAAGAGGGCATTGGTCAAAAGTACCCAGTAATGGTCTACATCCACGGTGGTGATTTTATCCATGGAGCATCAAACTTGTTCCCAGGACATATAATGGCAACTTTTTATAAAGTGGTTGTTGTGACTTTCAACTACCGACTTGGTGCTTTAGGATTTCTAAGCACAGGAGACGTAAATTCGCCAGGAAACTATGGCATCCTAGACCAAGCAATGGCTCTACAGTGGGTTTTTGAAAACGCTGAAAAATTTAATGGTGATAGATACAGCATTACTTTATTTGGTCCAGGAGCGGGTGCTGCTTCTGCTGGCTTATTAATGGTCGCTCCAGAGACCAGAAATATTGTTACAAAAGTTATAGCTCAG AGTGGATCAGCTGTAGCGGATTGGGCAATGATTTTCGATAGATATCGTGCACAAAACACCAGTAGAGTATTCGGGAGGCAGATAGGTTGTAGCATCGAATCCTCTTGGCGGCTAGTTAATTGTCTTAGGACAAGAAGTGCGTTTGAAATTGGAAAAGCTGAGTTTCCTCCAGAAGTGGGACTATTTCCTTGGGCTCCAGTTATTGAGATGAATGTTTCTATGCCTTATTATGAAGGATGGTATGAAAATGATTGGCATTTCTTAAATGAGAGTGTAGAAACTTTAATAAGAAAAAGGATGTTTCATCCAGATTTAAGATATATGAGTAGTGTTACTTTACAAGAAGCTGCCACTTTTATAA CTTCCAACCAGAGCTTAGCACCTTATTTTGAAATAGATCAGAATTTCTTTGATCAGAAAGTATGGGAGTTAGTTATGCGCTATAACTACACCTTAAACGCAATTGGGACGTTTAATGccataaaatatatgtatacttACTGGCCAGATCCAAATAACAAAACTATGATTAGAGAAAAATACATTCAGCTGTTAACGGACTTTTTATACACAGCACCAAATGATAAGATGGTTAAGTTGCTTGTAGAGCAAAACGTACCAGTTTACATGTACGTCTTAAATACAACTGTAGAGTCATTTCAGCTTAGCGAGTGGAGAAAGGTACCACATAACATAGAGCACTACCTCCTATGTGGAGCACCATTTCTGGATGTGGAGATGCTCCCTCCTAAAGAACGATTTGTGCGAAACCAATGGACTAATAATGACAGGAATATGAGTCACTTTTTCATGAAAGCTTACACTGACTTTGCAAGGTATGGGAATCCAACTCATACCCAAATTTTAGGAATACACTTTGAGGAGGCGAAGAATGGCCagttaaagtatttaaatttaaatacaacttATAACTCTTCCATTATGTGGAATTTCCGGCAAACTGAATCGGCTTTCTGGACCATGTATATACCACAgcttgtagggcatttagtgcCAACTTACCCTCCCACTACTGAG ttttggtgGGAACCCACGACGCCGTTGCAAATAGCATTTTGGAGCATGTCGGGTTTTTGCTTGTTCCTGATAGTGCTATTGGTATTATGTTGCATGCTCTGGAGAAATGCTAAGAGGTAA
- the LOC126748724 gene encoding cholinesterase isoform X1, translating to MAVSRQQQIELVLLLVIVFVSDIILGQYTQWGYGYPPNQQNPYDVYGAQQGPYNIPNPGDKDYRTFVYKGRSYGLGNSYSQGIPGDPRLGNADPIFPGILGRWREDLQGKRRDQTKELQRDIFVRTTHGEVQGFQVYLFDDPSPESLYRPGAEFIERQMGIASVFLGIPYAQAPTNNDGRFKPPRLHRGWQLIQAVDFGPACPQPEKYTGYTMGVRDMDEDCLYLNVYTPNIQEGIGQKYPVMVYIHGGDFIHGASNLFPGHIMATFYKVVVVTFNYRLGALGFLSTGDVNSPGNYGILDQAMALQWVFENAEKFNGDRYSITLFGPGAGAASAGLLMVAPETRNIVTKVIAQSGSAVADWAMIFDRYRAQNTSRVFGRQIGCSIESSWRLVNCLRTRSAFEIGKAEFPPEVGLFPWAPVIEMNVSMPYYEGWYENDWHFLNESVETLIRKRMFHPDLRYMSSVTLQEAATFITSNQSLAPYFEIDQNFFDQKVWELVMRYNYTLNAIGTFNAIKYMYTYWPDPNNKTMIREKYIQLLTDFLYTAPNDKMVKLLVEQNVPVYMYVLNTTVESFQLSEWRKVPHNIEHYLLCGAPFLDVEMLPPKERFVRNQWTNNDRNMSHFFMKAYTDFARYGNPTHTQILGIHFEEAKNGQLKYLNLNTTYNSSIMWNFRQTESAFWTMYIPQLVGHLVPTYPPTTEFWWEPTTPLQIAFWSMSGFCLFLIVLLVLCCMLWRNAKRSKDRYYNPYLYPSDTENEDGVENTRDPDEYSEKLRPPVAAARTNSQSSFQTVSMKEMQGFVTPSPTEEVSRRATPVVQPRTRSRSQSNILQGVPQTDV from the exons ATGGCGGTGTCGCGACAACAACAGATCGAACTTGTGCTTTTATTAGTGATAGTTTTTGTTAGTGATATTATTCTTGGACAATATACCCAGTGGGGCTATGGATACCCGCCTAATCAGCAAAATCCTTATGATGTATACGGAGCACAACAAGGACCTTATAATATTCCTAATCCAGGCGATAAGGATTATAGGACCTTTGTTTATAAAGGGCGAAGTTACGGGTTAGGCAATAGTTATTCTCAAGGAATTCCTGGCGATCCTAGG ctgGGTAACGCCGATCCAATTTTCCCAGGTATCCTCGGACGGTGGCGAGAAGACCTTCAGGGTAAACGAAGGGACCAAACAAAAGAGCTACAGCGTGACATATTTGTTAGAACCACACATGGAGAAGTCCAGGGTTTCCAGGTTTATCTTTTCGATGATCCTAGTCCTGAGTCATTATACCGCCCTGGAGCTGAGTTTATTGAGAGACAGATGGGGATAGCCAGCGTGTTTTTAGGAATACCATATGCACAAGCGCCTACGAATAATGATGGAAGATTTAAg CCTCCAAGACTCCACAGAGGCTGGCAACTAATTCAAGCAGTAGATTTCGGACCAGCTTGTCCACAACCCGAAAAATACACAGGTTATACCATGGGTGTACGAGATATGGATGAAGATTGCCTCTACCTAAACGTATATACGCCAAACATT CAAGAGGGCATTGGTCAAAAGTACCCAGTAATGGTCTACATCCACGGTGGTGATTTTATCCATGGAGCATCAAACTTGTTCCCAGGACATATAATGGCAACTTTTTATAAAGTGGTTGTTGTGACTTTCAACTACCGACTTGGTGCTTTAGGATTTCTAAGCACAGGAGACGTAAATTCGCCAGGAAACTATGGCATCCTAGACCAAGCAATGGCTCTACAGTGGGTTTTTGAAAACGCTGAAAAATTTAATGGTGATAGATACAGCATTACTTTATTTGGTCCAGGAGCGGGTGCTGCTTCTGCTGGCTTATTAATGGTCGCTCCAGAGACCAGAAATATTGTTACAAAAGTTATAGCTCAG AGTGGATCAGCTGTAGCGGATTGGGCAATGATTTTCGATAGATATCGTGCACAAAACACCAGTAGAGTATTCGGGAGGCAGATAGGTTGTAGCATCGAATCCTCTTGGCGGCTAGTTAATTGTCTTAGGACAAGAAGTGCGTTTGAAATTGGAAAAGCTGAGTTTCCTCCAGAAGTGGGACTATTTCCTTGGGCTCCAGTTATTGAGATGAATGTTTCTATGCCTTATTATGAAGGATGGTATGAAAATGATTGGCATTTCTTAAATGAGAGTGTAGAAACTTTAATAAGAAAAAGGATGTTTCATCCAGATTTAAGATATATGAGTAGTGTTACTTTACAAGAAGCTGCCACTTTTATAA CTTCCAACCAGAGCTTAGCACCTTATTTTGAAATAGATCAGAATTTCTTTGATCAGAAAGTATGGGAGTTAGTTATGCGCTATAACTACACCTTAAACGCAATTGGGACGTTTAATGccataaaatatatgtatacttACTGGCCAGATCCAAATAACAAAACTATGATTAGAGAAAAATACATTCAGCTGTTAACGGACTTTTTATACACAGCACCAAATGATAAGATGGTTAAGTTGCTTGTAGAGCAAAACGTACCAGTTTACATGTACGTCTTAAATACAACTGTAGAGTCATTTCAGCTTAGCGAGTGGAGAAAGGTACCACATAACATAGAGCACTACCTCCTATGTGGAGCACCATTTCTGGATGTGGAGATGCTCCCTCCTAAAGAACGATTTGTGCGAAACCAATGGACTAATAATGACAGGAATATGAGTCACTTTTTCATGAAAGCTTACACTGACTTTGCAAGGTATGGGAATCCAACTCATACCCAAATTTTAGGAATACACTTTGAGGAGGCGAAGAATGGCCagttaaagtatttaaatttaaatacaacttATAACTCTTCCATTATGTGGAATTTCCGGCAAACTGAATCGGCTTTCTGGACCATGTATATACCACAgcttgtagggcatttagtgcCAACTTACCCTCCCACTACTGAG ttttggtgGGAACCCACGACGCCGTTGCAAATAGCATTTTGGAGCATGTCGGGTTTTTGCTTGTTCCTGATAGTGCTATTGGTATTATGTTGCATGCTCTGGAGAAATGCTAAGAG ATCCAAAGATCGTTACTATAACCCTTATCTTTACCCTTCGGATACCGAAAATGAAGATGGGGTTGAAAATACCCGAGATCCAGATGAGTACTCTGAAAAGCTACGTCCACCTGTTGCGGCTGCGCGTACCAACAGCCAGTCCTCATTTCAGACGGTCTCAATGAAAGAAATGCAAGGATTTGTAACTCCTAGTCCTACGGAGGAAGTTTCTAGAAGAGCAACGCCTGTTGTACAGCCTAGAACTAGAAGTAGATCGCAGTCAAATATATTGCAAGGTGTTCCACAGACAGATGTGTAG